The genomic region CCATTCAGCGTCCGCGCATAGCGCACGTCATTGGCAAGGCCGGTCATCATGGCGTCGCGGCCATAGAAGTCTGCAATGTCACGCACGGCAGCGCGATACTCAGGGTCCTGAGAAGCGATGAGTGCGGAATAGGAGATCCAGCCTTGTGAAAGCTGGTCAGGATTGTGCCCGCCAAGCGAGTTAAGGGCGTGATCGATATCGCCGGCAGAGCCGAGCGGTTTCGTTTTCACATCCGTCACTTCGGATTGGTAGGTGGCGTAGACGGCGGCGGAATCAGAGATCGCGTCACCGGATTTGTTCTCTTCGGGCTGGACTACCTGTGCGGAGGCTCCAAGAGCCATCCCCATAGCGATAACAATGGCCCCGATCGTTCTGATGGAATACATGTTCGCTCACTCCCTCACGCGACACACGATACTGTCTGCCTGAAGTTCCCCAAGGGGGGAACAGCAGCTTGCCCGCTTCTTGCATTACAAATACAGCAAGAAACCGCCGACACCGTCACAATGCCTAATGAATCTCACCGGGGTATTAATATGTTGCCCCAAAAGCAGCGTCAGAGATTACGAATTATCCACCTTGGCTGGCTGGCCATGGTGGTTGCGGTTGCCTGCTCCATTCTCGTGTCACGCGAAAGAGAAGCATTGTCGTTCGCCTGGCTGGGATTGGCGGCCCTGCCAGGTCTGGCGGGGTATCTGCTGCTTGGGCCGGACCGGCTGCTGAACCAGTTTGCCCCGTCTTTTCTGGTGATTACGTGGACCGTGTTCGCAGCATTCGCGCTGGCATTGAGCGGTGCAGCCATGTCTCCGCTGGCGGTTCTGTTCGTCATCGCGCCGCTCGTGGCGCTTAACCTCGATAACTCCAATATGGCGGCGGAAGCGTCGATCTTCGGGGCAGGGGCCTATTTCGTGGCAATCCTGTTGTCCGAAATCGGGATTCTGCCGATGGGAGAGGCCGTTCCGGGCTTCTCAAACGTCGCCCGTTTGCTGGCTTTTGCAGCGCTGGTCACCTGTGCCTTGCTGGTCTGGTACCTGGCGCGCGGGCGCGAACAAAGCGCCGCAGATACTGACCTGTTCCCGCTGGCCGAAGTCTCGCATCCGGCGAAAGCCACCATTCCGGTGCCGGCCGATTCCGGGGTCCTCCTTCTGGACGTGACGCCTGACGGCATGATCCGCGGCGCAGATGGCGACCGTCTTGGCCTGCCGGCCATAGGCGCGGGCACCCTGTTGCGCGATGTTCTGGATGCCTCGACACCGCCAGCCAGATTGCTGGGCGTCACGGCGATGGCAGGAGAGGCGGCTCTCGCCAACGGCCGCAGGATTGCGTTTTGCGCGACGCCTTATGATGGCGGCACGCATCTGGCGCTGATCGACCGGCAGAAACAGGATCCGGCGCAGGAAGCCAAAGTTCCTTCGGTGGATGCCGAAGCCCGGGCGCGCGATGCCGTTCGCCAGCGTACGGCCTTTTTCGCTTCGCTGGGCCATGACCTGAAGACGCCGCTGAACGCGATCATCGGTTACGCCGACATGATGCGCCATGGCGTGCGCGGCCCGCTGCCGGAAGCCTATCAGGACTATCCGGCCATCATTCATGACAGCGGGCAGGAATTGCTCCTCATGGTCGAGGACATGCTGGACCTCGCCCGCGCCGACGCAGACCGCTATCGCCTTGAGCCGGAGCCGGTGGACC from uncultured Hyphomonas sp. harbors:
- a CDS encoding HAMP domain-containing sensor histidine kinase, with translation MLPQKQRQRLRIIHLGWLAMVVAVACSILVSREREALSFAWLGLAALPGLAGYLLLGPDRLLNQFAPSFLVITWTVFAAFALALSGAAMSPLAVLFVIAPLVALNLDNSNMAAEASIFGAGAYFVAILLSEIGILPMGEAVPGFSNVARLLAFAALVTCALLVWYLARGREQSAADTDLFPLAEVSHPAKATIPVPADSGVLLLDVTPDGMIRGADGDRLGLPAIGAGTLLRDVLDASTPPARLLGVTAMAGEAALANGRRIAFCATPYDGGTHLALIDRQKQDPAQEAKVPSVDAEARARDAVRQRTAFFASLGHDLKTPLNAIIGYADMMRHGVRGPLPEAYQDYPAIIHDSGQELLLMVEDMLDLARADADRYRLEPEPVDLSASANSVIRQLENQAERAGVKLRLKADEEVWAQADARAVRQIWQNLVSNAIKYSDSGSAVVLDAETSGNAVILSVADKGAGMSEDDVRLALEPFAQGGNARGVKGTGLGLAVVKRFAELHGGQIDIRSTLGKGTRVSVTLPRAHDADIEPMDDAAQ